A window of the Pogona vitticeps strain Pit_001003342236 chromosome 4, PviZW2.1, whole genome shotgun sequence genome harbors these coding sequences:
- the LOC110072894 gene encoding putative 2-ketogluconate reductase isoform X4 — translation MGEKELPGALVFDIGGAFGIPESHVEFLKKHFDLITMNEFHKKKEQLCEKIKSIFVFECRPVIDRELLESLPRLKVVGNSGVGVDHLDLKLISSYGVKVTNTPNAVSDSTADIGMALMLASARRLVEGCSIATSPDTTHFAVNWLGVEVTGATLGIIGMGSIGYKVAKRAKAFNMNILYHNRNRRKEEEEQAVGAIYCKDMQDLLQQSDFVMLVVNLAPETHKLIGKRELELMKPTATLINISRGAVVDQDALAEALQRSVIRAAALDVTNPEPLPRDHMLLQLKNIIITPHIGTATVQALQMMTEEAAENILAVLNNLPVPSEVIPK, via the exons ATGGGAGAAAAAGAACTGCCTGGTGCTTTGGTTTTTGACATAGGAGGTGCATTTGGTATACCAGAAAGCCATGTGGAATTCCTTAAGAAACACTTTGATCTCATCACTATGAACGAGTTtcataaaaagaaagaacagctttGTGAAAAGATCAAGTCTATTTTTGTATTTGAGTGCAGACCAGTCATCGACCGGGAGCTTCTTGAAAGCCTGCCCAGGCTAAAGGTAGTTGGAAACTCAGGGGTAGGAGTGGATCACTTGGATTTAAAGCTGATTTCTAGCTATGGAGTAAAAGTAACCAATACTCCAAATGCCGTTTCTGATTCCACAGCAGACATTGGCATGGCCTTAATGCTGGCATCTGCAAGACGACTAGTGGAAG GTTGTTCCATTGCAACATCTCCAGATACAACACATTTTGCTGTTAACTGGCTAGGAGTGGAAGTCACTGGGGCCACCCTTGGTATCATTGGGATGGGCAGCATTGGCTATAAAGTGGCCAAGAGAGCAAAAGCTTTTAACATGAATATTCTCTATCACAACAGGAACCGCAG aaaagaggaagaagaacaagCAGTTGGTGCAATTTATTGTAAAGACATGCAAGACTTACTCCAGCAGTCTGATTTTGTGATGCTAGTTGTGAATTTGGCGCCTGAGACTCACAAGCTCATTGGGAAAAGGGAGCTTGAGCTGATGAAACCCACTGCTACTCTTATCAACATCAGCAGAG GTGCAGTAGTTGATCAAGATGCCTTGGCAGAAGCACTCCAAAGGAGTGTTATTCGGGCTGCAGCATtggatgtgacaaacccagaacCATTGCCAAG AGACCACATGCTACTGCAACTgaaaaatattataataacacCTCACATTGGAACTGCTACTGTGCAGGCCCTGCAAATGATGACGGAAGAAGCAGCAGAAAACATACTGGCTGTTCTCAATAACCTCCCAGTTCCTAGTGAAGTGATCCCCAAATGA
- the LOC110072894 gene encoding putative 2-ketogluconate reductase isoform X1, translating to MFRAKALSLAQSAQLPAVWVKLADRPGCKWPKNCIPYIQKSFRTGQKSFGGAAPSACQDKIMGEKELPGALVFDIGGAFGIPESHVEFLKKHFDLITMNEFHKKKEQLCEKIKSIFVFECRPVIDRELLESLPRLKVVGNSGVGVDHLDLKLISSYGVKVTNTPNAVSDSTADIGMALMLASARRLVEGCSIATSPDTTHFAVNWLGVEVTGATLGIIGMGSIGYKVAKRAKAFNMNILYHNRNRRKEEEEQAVGAIYCKDMQDLLQQSDFVMLVVNLAPETHKLIGKRELELMKPTATLINISRASTLGGLQQSAVVDQDALAEALQRSVIRAAALDVTNPEPLPRDHMLLQLKNIIITPHIGTATVQALQMMTEEAAENILAVLNNLPVPSEVIPK from the exons ATGTTCAGAGCGAAAGCCCTCTCCTTGGCACAGTCTGCTCAGCTGCCTGCTGTCTGGGTGAAACTGGCTGACAGACCTGGCTGTAAGTGGCCAAAAAATTGCATTCCTTACATTCAGAAGAGCTTCAGAACTGGCCAAAAGAGCTTTGGAGGAGCAGCACCAAGTGCTTGTCAGGACAAG ATTATGGGAGAAAAAGAACTGCCTGGTGCTTTGGTTTTTGACATAGGAGGTGCATTTGGTATACCAGAAAGCCATGTGGAATTCCTTAAGAAACACTTTGATCTCATCACTATGAACGAGTTtcataaaaagaaagaacagctttGTGAAAAGATCAAGTCTATTTTTGTATTTGAGTGCAGACCAGTCATCGACCGGGAGCTTCTTGAAAGCCTGCCCAGGCTAAAGGTAGTTGGAAACTCAGGGGTAGGAGTGGATCACTTGGATTTAAAGCTGATTTCTAGCTATGGAGTAAAAGTAACCAATACTCCAAATGCCGTTTCTGATTCCACAGCAGACATTGGCATGGCCTTAATGCTGGCATCTGCAAGACGACTAGTGGAAG GTTGTTCCATTGCAACATCTCCAGATACAACACATTTTGCTGTTAACTGGCTAGGAGTGGAAGTCACTGGGGCCACCCTTGGTATCATTGGGATGGGCAGCATTGGCTATAAAGTGGCCAAGAGAGCAAAAGCTTTTAACATGAATATTCTCTATCACAACAGGAACCGCAG aaaagaggaagaagaacaagCAGTTGGTGCAATTTATTGTAAAGACATGCAAGACTTACTCCAGCAGTCTGATTTTGTGATGCTAGTTGTGAATTTGGCGCCTGAGACTCACAAGCTCATTGGGAAAAGGGAGCTTGAGCTGATGAAACCCACTGCTACTCTTATCAACATCAGCAGAG cgtctactctgggcggcttacaacaaa GTGCAGTAGTTGATCAAGATGCCTTGGCAGAAGCACTCCAAAGGAGTGTTATTCGGGCTGCAGCATtggatgtgacaaacccagaacCATTGCCAAG AGACCACATGCTACTGCAACTgaaaaatattataataacacCTCACATTGGAACTGCTACTGTGCAGGCCCTGCAAATGATGACGGAAGAAGCAGCAGAAAACATACTGGCTGTTCTCAATAACCTCCCAGTTCCTAGTGAAGTGATCCCCAAATGA
- the LOC110072894 gene encoding putative 2-ketogluconate reductase isoform X2, with protein MFRAKALSLAQSAQLPAVWVKLADRPGCKWPKNCIPYIQKSFRTGQKSFGGAAPSACQDKIMGEKELPGALVFDIGGAFGIPESHVEFLKKHFDLITMNEFHKKKEQLCEKIKSIFVFECRPVIDRELLESLPRLKVVGNSGVGVDHLDLKLISSYGVKVTNTPNAVSDSTADIGMALMLASARRLVEGCSIATSPDTTHFAVNWLGVEVTGATLGIIGMGSIGYKVAKRAKAFNMNILYHNRNRRKEEEEQAVGAIYCKDMQDLLQQSDFVMLVVNLAPETHKLIGKRELELMKPTATLINISRGAVVDQDALAEALQRSVIRAAALDVTNPEPLPRDHMLLQLKNIIITPHIGTATVQALQMMTEEAAENILAVLNNLPVPSEVIPK; from the exons ATGTTCAGAGCGAAAGCCCTCTCCTTGGCACAGTCTGCTCAGCTGCCTGCTGTCTGGGTGAAACTGGCTGACAGACCTGGCTGTAAGTGGCCAAAAAATTGCATTCCTTACATTCAGAAGAGCTTCAGAACTGGCCAAAAGAGCTTTGGAGGAGCAGCACCAAGTGCTTGTCAGGACAAG ATTATGGGAGAAAAAGAACTGCCTGGTGCTTTGGTTTTTGACATAGGAGGTGCATTTGGTATACCAGAAAGCCATGTGGAATTCCTTAAGAAACACTTTGATCTCATCACTATGAACGAGTTtcataaaaagaaagaacagctttGTGAAAAGATCAAGTCTATTTTTGTATTTGAGTGCAGACCAGTCATCGACCGGGAGCTTCTTGAAAGCCTGCCCAGGCTAAAGGTAGTTGGAAACTCAGGGGTAGGAGTGGATCACTTGGATTTAAAGCTGATTTCTAGCTATGGAGTAAAAGTAACCAATACTCCAAATGCCGTTTCTGATTCCACAGCAGACATTGGCATGGCCTTAATGCTGGCATCTGCAAGACGACTAGTGGAAG GTTGTTCCATTGCAACATCTCCAGATACAACACATTTTGCTGTTAACTGGCTAGGAGTGGAAGTCACTGGGGCCACCCTTGGTATCATTGGGATGGGCAGCATTGGCTATAAAGTGGCCAAGAGAGCAAAAGCTTTTAACATGAATATTCTCTATCACAACAGGAACCGCAG aaaagaggaagaagaacaagCAGTTGGTGCAATTTATTGTAAAGACATGCAAGACTTACTCCAGCAGTCTGATTTTGTGATGCTAGTTGTGAATTTGGCGCCTGAGACTCACAAGCTCATTGGGAAAAGGGAGCTTGAGCTGATGAAACCCACTGCTACTCTTATCAACATCAGCAGAG GTGCAGTAGTTGATCAAGATGCCTTGGCAGAAGCACTCCAAAGGAGTGTTATTCGGGCTGCAGCATtggatgtgacaaacccagaacCATTGCCAAG AGACCACATGCTACTGCAACTgaaaaatattataataacacCTCACATTGGAACTGCTACTGTGCAGGCCCTGCAAATGATGACGGAAGAAGCAGCAGAAAACATACTGGCTGTTCTCAATAACCTCCCAGTTCCTAGTGAAGTGATCCCCAAATGA
- the LOC110072894 gene encoding putative 2-ketogluconate reductase isoform X3 has protein sequence MGEKELPGALVFDIGGAFGIPESHVEFLKKHFDLITMNEFHKKKEQLCEKIKSIFVFECRPVIDRELLESLPRLKVVGNSGVGVDHLDLKLISSYGVKVTNTPNAVSDSTADIGMALMLASARRLVEGCSIATSPDTTHFAVNWLGVEVTGATLGIIGMGSIGYKVAKRAKAFNMNILYHNRNRRKEEEEQAVGAIYCKDMQDLLQQSDFVMLVVNLAPETHKLIGKRELELMKPTATLINISRASTLGGLQQSAVVDQDALAEALQRSVIRAAALDVTNPEPLPRDHMLLQLKNIIITPHIGTATVQALQMMTEEAAENILAVLNNLPVPSEVIPK, from the exons ATGGGAGAAAAAGAACTGCCTGGTGCTTTGGTTTTTGACATAGGAGGTGCATTTGGTATACCAGAAAGCCATGTGGAATTCCTTAAGAAACACTTTGATCTCATCACTATGAACGAGTTtcataaaaagaaagaacagctttGTGAAAAGATCAAGTCTATTTTTGTATTTGAGTGCAGACCAGTCATCGACCGGGAGCTTCTTGAAAGCCTGCCCAGGCTAAAGGTAGTTGGAAACTCAGGGGTAGGAGTGGATCACTTGGATTTAAAGCTGATTTCTAGCTATGGAGTAAAAGTAACCAATACTCCAAATGCCGTTTCTGATTCCACAGCAGACATTGGCATGGCCTTAATGCTGGCATCTGCAAGACGACTAGTGGAAG GTTGTTCCATTGCAACATCTCCAGATACAACACATTTTGCTGTTAACTGGCTAGGAGTGGAAGTCACTGGGGCCACCCTTGGTATCATTGGGATGGGCAGCATTGGCTATAAAGTGGCCAAGAGAGCAAAAGCTTTTAACATGAATATTCTCTATCACAACAGGAACCGCAG aaaagaggaagaagaacaagCAGTTGGTGCAATTTATTGTAAAGACATGCAAGACTTACTCCAGCAGTCTGATTTTGTGATGCTAGTTGTGAATTTGGCGCCTGAGACTCACAAGCTCATTGGGAAAAGGGAGCTTGAGCTGATGAAACCCACTGCTACTCTTATCAACATCAGCAGAG cgtctactctgggcggcttacaacaaa GTGCAGTAGTTGATCAAGATGCCTTGGCAGAAGCACTCCAAAGGAGTGTTATTCGGGCTGCAGCATtggatgtgacaaacccagaacCATTGCCAAG AGACCACATGCTACTGCAACTgaaaaatattataataacacCTCACATTGGAACTGCTACTGTGCAGGCCCTGCAAATGATGACGGAAGAAGCAGCAGAAAACATACTGGCTGTTCTCAATAACCTCCCAGTTCCTAGTGAAGTGATCCCCAAATGA
- the LOC140706886 gene encoding LOW QUALITY PROTEIN: BAG family molecular chaperone regulator 2 (The sequence of the model RefSeq protein was modified relative to this genomic sequence to represent the inferred CDS: substituted 2 bases at 2 genomic stop codons) produces the protein MIMVLYSYTLNFSGGFKFQKNGFFRSTSMADHSSRLLECLNQLELRVEALREAASSMEQEKETLLEMIHNIQNRQAMRNVSEGEREELNLTAKHLMCRTLTVEVSVETIXNPQEQESLLHATEIIDEVVNKLLDDLEGSKNRLLYGACISEVPSGLMNQKFXSVVIECAIEDQKKIKRRLETLLRNIENSRNF, from the exons ATGATTATGGTCCTATACTCTtacacactgaacttttctggag gatttaaatttcaaaaaaatgGCTTCTTCCGCTCCACCTCCATGGCAGACCACTCCAGCCGCCTCCTGGAGTGCCTCAACCAGCTGGAGCTGAGAGTTGAAGCTTTGCGTGAGGCAGCCTCTTCAATGgagcaagaaaaagaaacccTTTTGGAAATGATCCACAATATACAAAACAGGCAGGCCATGAGGAATGTTAGTGAAGGTGAGAGAGAAGAACTCAATCTGACTGCTAAACACCTGATGTGCAGGACTCTCACGGTTGAGGTTTCCGTAGAAACCATTTGAAATCCACAGGAGCAAGAGTCCCTGTTACATGCTACAGAGATTATTGACGAAGTTGTCAATAAACTCTTGGATGATCTGGAAGGCTCCAAGAACCGCTTACTTTATGGTGCATGTATATCTGAGGTACCCTCTGGACTCATGAATCAGAAATTCTAGTCTGTTGTCATTGAGTGTGCTATAGAAGatcagaagaaaatcaaaagacgGCTAGAGACTCTACTCAGAAATATAGAAAACTCGAGAAATTTCTAA